DNA from Brassica napus cultivar Da-Ae chromosome C4, Da-Ae, whole genome shotgun sequence:
ATCCctcttttatttattgttagatattatacatttttttttgaattaatcaTAGTGTCCGGAGACCGAAGTTAACTAACTAATCTGTGGGTCTCAACGATGCCGACATTTGTAAATTTGTAAATCCTTCGATGACCAACGGAAATCGAACTATAGATTTACCGTATTGGAGTTATTTCTCAAGTGCCACTATCTCAATGCcattggtttatatattatacatttgatGAACGTGCTATTTTTTGGCCATAACTCAATTTGAAGTCCTTTCAAGTTGTACACGATGTGCTTACcttttaaaacattattataacggtattcataaattttgaatgCAAACGTGAAAAAAAGTTATATGCCTAATGATGTTAAACATGaaattactaaatttttaatattaactaCATTAGTGTGGATGCGGTTATTGATTTGATAATTCCACATGTTTCATAAGTTCTATTAATCAACCATTTGAAATTCTAATTTCTGACATGTAGGCTTTTTATTGGTATTGTGCTAACGTTGCGATAGAGGATGCATACCACACTATCTATATCTCACCAAAGTGACTACAATCCAAACGTTACAAAGCTATAAAGATGGTAGTACATGAAATTCAAACAAATAAAGATCAATGTTTTTAATTGTGTTGGCCTATTTGAACCATTGTTTAGCGTCCTGTGTTCCCAAACAAATCCATAGACCGTAAATGATACAAGAGAAACTTTTGATTTTAGTCAGTAAATTACTCtatcaaaatcatttttaatgttACAAACTTGAAAAGAATGTATTTTCAATCTAATGCAACAAGAGGAGAATTTAGCAGCACCTACCAAGCCGAAATCAAGCCAATCTAAACGGGTAAAGATAATTCGTTTAGACTTTAGAGAGGGTAGCTAGCTAACTAGGGCCCGGTCTTGtttatttttaccaaaaagCCCATGTGGACTTGGACAAACCGTGTCAAAGTGAGTTTTCTATTCCAAATAGCCTACTGTTTGGTTCAAAACATTGAAAACCAATTCTTTTTAAGTAAAGTCAAAAGTCAAAGTTCATATATGCGTGGTGTGTGTATGCATAAACATAAGATACTGAGACGAAACTTGCACAAGTCAAACAACGACGTCTCAAGAACCCTATAAATAAGTCATTATCGCATTTATTACACATACAAACCAAGAAAATACCCTAACCAATATCAAAAAgctctttcttgttttttttttgtttttttttatctttcattcaaagagaaaaaaaacaagtatGATGAGGAGACAATTAGTGCTCGTAGTAATCTTAGCTGTTATTTTCGTTGTTGTCTTGGACGTTACACAAGTTGAAGCCACGAGGTCTTTCCCGGTGGACGTCGATGAGATCAGTCTGCTATTGCAGGTGCTGCAAAGAGGTCCGGTTAGAGGCTCTGGTAGGAACGGTTGCACCCATATCCCTCGCGGCGGTTCAGGAAGGTGCCGCCACGGCTAAAGCTGTCACGCgaaacttcttcatcattctttgatttttttctttttgcaacATTTGTATGTTACGTACATAATTACATATACGTAGTTATACAGTAGCTTTAGACTTGGTCTCGTATCATTTGAATTGTAATCAACGGTAATTTGATTAATACAAACATGTTTTTTCCCGCTAGTCACTAAGTTGGTAAAGAAAAATAGCATTTTCCGAAACAAATGGAATAATAAAaagtttctttctctttttttttttttttttttttttttggtaactctggtatctaggcagccacattcccaactatccccgtagggggtccagcgccccaacggaagggatgttaaatccgttgtggccGGGACTCGAACTCGTGATGGCATACTCAAAAAagtttctttcttgttttgaaAAGAAGCTTTATTGGATTCAGCTTGAAAAGGTAGACAATACAGTGAAATAATTTAAGTATTTTGACTCTTATAATTTTACCACAAAACAATCACATAACACACAATGACACAAACTTACGCTTTAATTATATACAGCGTCTGAAGGAAAAGCTGTTCTCACGGCAGTGTACTCCCACTTACACCGTTCGTGGCTGGAGGTTTTTCCTTCCGACGTCTCTTCTTGATGAAGACGTTACAAAAAGTCAGGCCTTGAAGGCAACTAAACCGGTTTGGTTTCTGATTCAGTTCTCTGTATCGGATTGTGAATAATATTGAGCGTTTGACGACACTTGCGCCAAATAAACATAACCGGAATCTTTAGACTGGTTACTTTTTTTTAGTACTTGAATTGAAGCTGATCAGAATTGATAACCACTAGAGAGACAAAACCTTTTTATTGAATTTATGGTAGGCTTCCGGTttatcaaaacataaacaatgatttctaaaataatcaaataatttatttcctTTAACTATCTAATCGTTTCTAAAATCTTCAAAACAATGAAACATGTACCAAATATTTGCTATAGTACATTTGTATACAGGAACGGTTacgtatactttttttttgctactATATATACTGGGATCAAAATATACGCGAGTGTTCATCCGTGGCACTTTCCCGAGCCTTTGGGGATATGACTGCAACGGTTCCTACCGGATTCAGGAACCGTACCCTCAGAGTCGGACCTGGTATTTCAGGGGCCctattcaaataaaattaacaatAGAGATATTGtgagaaatattaaattttgttttcacctaaatttttttataaaaattatctacCATTCTTACGAACAAAAAgttctttctaaaaaaaaaaaaagctgcaAAGACATACTAGTTTCGTATGGCAAGTTGAAAAAGTGATGCAGTTTActtctttaatttattataatattgtatttaCTATCTTAGAATCTTTATCCCTAAACTCCAATGGggtttctttaaatttttatttttttcggactaaaaaaaaaaaaaattaaaaagtgcaTCAATCGTGGGTCGCCACGTGTCTGTGGGACCCACGAACAGTGCATAAAACCCAAAGTAAGCGGTTCTCATTTCACGCTTTTGGTGACCGATTTAAAGAAAATTTGTGGGGCGTACACGGAGAGAAACCCATTAACAAACCCCAATAGTTGCGTTCTAATGTTACAAAAAGTTACTTTCCTTTAAATCAAGTACCTATAaccttaatattattttattcttaacaCCACAATCGAAACTTACTTTGCATATGAGTTTACATTTCTCAGCTTTTTTTGTGTGCGCAAAATTTACATTTATCAGCATACATATAAGTACATATGaccaaaaaaattacaaatggGGACCCCAATAGAGTTGGGGTCCCATTCCAATATTTCACACCACTCTGTACAAGCCCGGCTCTGCGTACCCTTCTGCAACGACTGGAACACGGACCGGATCTCACTATCGACGGTGGTTCCTAACAGCCTTGTGGGTTCTACTTGTTTGGCGTTCATGAAAATCAAAAAGAGTGCAAGCAAGATCACTCCAAAGATCACTTGCTTCTTCATCACCACTTTGTTGTCTCTTTTGAACTAAAGAAGGAAAGAAAAGTCAACTTGTAAGGtcgacgatttttttttttgtttttatctacGATTTGTCTTGCACTTAGAGttgatacatatataaatagaaattaATATTGATATGGTTTGACTTTTACGTAGAAATTACTGGGTTTTCAACATttgaaccaaaaataaatactGAAACGGATCAAACAAGTTAACACAACACGGTTTCTGTCTTGGACAGCAAGGTTTTGTTTTTGTGGCTCACACCGAAGTTCGCGTCCCGCGAATTTCAAGCAAATGAGGAGGAAAATACAATAGCAATGTTGTGATCCGGTTTAAGTTGGTTACTAGAATTCGGTTTGGTTTACCGTAATTAATGGTAGGAAACTTGATAATTCTGCCTCATTGCTTAGGTCCCAAGTCGTAACTGTATAGGTTCGTACTGTATAACAGGGTTCAAGCGATGTGTATTTATCTTATCATTTTTGTTAACTTTGTCGGTTGGTTGAAATTGGAAACAACCTGTTCAATAAGACTGGATATGGCCGATAGGCCATGTTTAGTAACTTAAACTTTGACTAGAtatcgatccgcgcaaccgcgcgggtttttgttttcatttatttttatataaatgttttgttttcaattctaaattggtatatattataatatatatgtgtctatcaatttttaaaacataaaaaatttactgtatatttttcattgaatagattgtttcaaactttcacatgtatttgtatcttcactacaagaaaacatattttttactagggcagtattcgttgtaaattcgttgtaaacggggtgttacgacgaattaacgtcgaaagacgtttcgttgttaaacgtccgtcgtaacggaggtttcgtcgtaaacgactcgttacatttacgacgaaatatattcctcgtaaagcacAGGGaaatgattcgtcgtaaacgccacgcaagacttcgtcgtaaagcccacgtaattgtttcgatgtaaagcacacgtaaatactttcgttgtaaatcactcgtaaacatttcgatgtaaaatcctcgtaaatatttcgatgttaatcactcgtaaacattcgatgtaaactccatgtaatgtttacgaggagtttaaatcgtttcttattatattattattaattagtatataatagattttaatttatatttaatattcagaatttaaaataatttaaattttaaaacaaaatatgaaattggaaaacatatttttaaaaagtcatacaataatatttaaattcataatacaaacagaaaaaaaaaactacatattgtcgaagtagttggtggggttgctcggctgttgacgggttggatcggactcttggggatctcgtggtggcattccaagagcggctcgtctctcactcaacattctctgcataaccgggtttcccacggccatcacgtctagcaaatcctcaagagagtctaaacgaacctgctggctatccatttgagccttctggctatccatttgagccttcatctgagcagtctcttcatcccgtctcgaagtgtatgacgaagttgcccttgcaacttcgttaacagagcctataccgactatccgtcccttctttttaggagccacctataaaatcaaaacatatattaatatagttaattatgttaaaatatttaaaataatgtaaactaaaattttaagttacctcttcgaagattctgtcgacctcttgggtggacaatgtgactggtaatccatcgggagactcctgggttagttgcgtctcccgttcttcaatccgaccagccactgttcggaagagtttctcagatgcaggatccacaaaaactccgtcggatgtggcgtgagtcatcttgaataggtcagacagagaaggtaagactcccgtcttctcgaactacaaaaaaaaattaaattaaatattataaattatattaattgaatattttaaaatatatatttaaaacaaaacttacagcttctagacggactcctgcatgaggtttttgtccggttctgtgaagcatgggcaaatgaccatctttatccttcgtccttcgagaagccgagcacgaattggcctttctgatcgaagaggggtgctcccaataggcgatgaggccatcccacacatccgtcgtgagctcagtgggctttccctcatacccgtagatctcccacttgtccttccaatcagagactgtgttgcagaggcgtatctttgcctttgcaacgaattccgccttcaccctctcggtgattcccaaagaccaatgccacttttgctgaaacataaaaattttgaaaaaattacaattattaataaatattaaaaaatatatatatatttaaaagtgaaaatttaattaaatttaaaaatcttaccgcaaaacatttaaaccacgtgatcttaacgtgatttggtgtcttgctccagttcgggtatgccccgtcgtagtaacccttaatcgtcgccgaaacgctccggctaacacggttgttagccccaaacctgaaaaaaaaacaatttaaccgttacaaaataaaaattaattaaattttaaagtaataaaaattaataacttaccaataagttcctcggggtctatcggggtctagaacatccaaaccctcccgtccaggctgggcaagcaaatcctccaccgtatatctcgcgaagggagcatatgaaggcacacgcaaatccggatgaactgcaccttctgggacaggctcaggtgcagccgctggaggaggaggtggaggcatctgcggtggaagaggaggactcgaaaaaactctctgagaagtctgagagtctggaactgcatcggaagacgatggaccggaagaagatgtaccggaaccatcgccaaacaactgggcataagtaggtgctgctggtttccttctaggagccatctaaaaaaaatttaaataaatttaatcaattatgacgacataattaaaaaattattccgttacctaactaatcacctaaactataggattccgtcatctaactaatcacctaaactaattatctaaataatcacctaaactaattacctaactaattaataacctaaactaacttaaaaaaaaaaaaaaaaaaaaggagggaagagaatgtaccttagggagaggagaggagtttaggaggaatggacgaggcagcctcgtctcggcgtcccaatatataaaaaatgtttcgtcgtaaacgcgacgtaacattacgacgaagttaccaggcccgcgttttttcatttacgacgaagttaccaggcccgcgtttttcgatttacgacgaaattacgtcgaaacatcggtttacgacgaatttacaaggcccacgtttacgacgaagttaccaggcccgcgtttttccatttacgacgaaattacgtggaaacatcggtttacgacgattttacaacgcttaaccctaaacaccgagaatgaaatccctaaaccccaaagtcacatatcatctaacatcatatctcttcttctctactactttgtgctctttctccaacttaaactctaaaaccctaaaactccaaataatttttttaaaattaacacaaatacatattatataaaacaacatttgttacacatacattaggatggtaaaaaaacaatatttctttaaacatacgttacaatagagaaatacaacatcagagacatatattacatcactctaaatcgttttcgttctcatcaatattacatcactctaaatcgttttcgtt
Protein-coding regions in this window:
- the LOC106380270 gene encoding uncharacterized protein LOC106380270, translated to MMRRQLVLVVILAVIFVVVLDVTQVEATRSFPVDVDEISLLLQVLQRGPVRGSGRNGCTHIPRGGSGRCRHG
- the LOC111205809 gene encoding uncharacterized protein LOC111205809 — its product is MKKQVIFGVILLALFLIFMNAKQVEPTRLLGTTVDSEIRSVFQSDSEGTVPESGRNRCSHIPKGSGKCHG